The following are from one region of the Shinella sp. PSBB067 genome:
- a CDS encoding amidase: protein MFDKADSSGSAFAARFSLGTGTGPLVAVKDCIDIDGMTTRCGSAALSNAPAAARNAVIVDRLLEAGCRIVGKTRMHELAYGMTGINAFEGTPLNPKWPARIPGGSSSGSAAAVAAGEVAFAIGTDTGGSVRQPAICCGVIGLKPTFGRLDRTGVLPAKSSLDCVGIFARSLLMVEYAMSVLDPDFTPEAVEEEVRIARLGIGRGADPRIQGVDPRMAEAQENVRAGAGDGIETVELPLLDDAFAAGLAIIGRETLAANRHLLESDAPLGADVRGRLERARLLTDADVAHAEDVRQRFTAEIDAVLARYDAILTPALPLVPPLLADAGDPSKVLSLTRFLRPFNLSGHPAIVLPAATPDGLPSGVQLVGRKGDDARLIALARRLSETNAIFQMEGTTR from the coding sequence ATGTTTGACAAGGCTGACAGCAGCGGCTCTGCATTTGCCGCCCGGTTCTCGCTTGGAACCGGCACCGGCCCGCTGGTCGCGGTGAAGGATTGCATCGATATTGACGGCATGACGACGCGGTGCGGTAGCGCCGCCCTGTCGAATGCACCGGCCGCCGCTCGCAATGCTGTCATCGTCGACCGGCTGCTCGAGGCCGGCTGTCGCATCGTCGGCAAGACACGCATGCACGAGCTCGCCTACGGCATGACCGGCATCAACGCCTTCGAGGGCACACCGCTCAATCCCAAATGGCCGGCGCGGATTCCCGGCGGTTCGTCGTCCGGTTCGGCGGCTGCCGTCGCGGCCGGCGAGGTCGCGTTCGCGATCGGAACGGATACTGGTGGCTCCGTGCGCCAGCCGGCCATCTGCTGCGGCGTCATCGGCCTCAAGCCGACCTTCGGGCGGCTCGACCGCACCGGCGTCCTGCCGGCGAAAAGCTCGCTCGATTGCGTCGGCATCTTCGCGCGCAGCCTGTTGATGGTCGAATATGCGATGAGCGTTCTCGACCCTGATTTCACGCCCGAGGCCGTTGAGGAAGAGGTGAGGATCGCGCGCCTTGGCATCGGGCGGGGCGCGGATCCCAGGATCCAGGGTGTGGATCCCAGGATGGCGGAGGCGCAGGAGAATGTGCGCGCCGGCGCTGGCGACGGGATCGAGACGGTGGAACTGCCCCTCCTCGACGACGCCTTCGCCGCCGGTCTTGCGATCATCGGGCGGGAGACGCTTGCGGCCAATCGCCATCTTCTGGAAAGCGACGCGCCGTTGGGGGCCGACGTGCGCGGCCGGCTGGAGCGCGCACGGCTGTTGACGGATGCCGATGTCGCCCATGCCGAAGACGTGCGGCAACGCTTCACCGCCGAGATCGACGCCGTGCTTGCGCGGTACGATGCGATCCTGACGCCGGCTTTGCCGCTCGTGCCGCCGCTTCTGGCCGATGCGGGCGACCCTTCGAAAGTGCTTTCGCTCACCCGGTTCCTGCGGCCGTTCAACCTTTCGGGCCACCCGGCCATCGTCCTGCCTGCCGCCACGCCGGACGGCTTGCCTTCCGGCGTTCAGCTCGTGGGGCGCAAGGGCGACGACGCCCGGCTCATCGCGCTCGCCCGCCGGCTCTCAGAAACAAATGCGATTTTCCAGATGGAAGGAACGACGCGATGA
- a CDS encoding nuclear transport factor 2 family protein, with protein sequence MITQADLATLVRRIETLEAEAAIRRLQARYMFLCDTPNPEFGVEDDAERIDLIMQLYTRDAVWEGVGEYYTNQFGKAEGADAIRRHFQGFWGGKKDPALILNCHYLTSEQIHVHDSGATADGQWVHMQPWLFSDGKALLRSSRLNNTFRKEPDGAWKITRTRTENVFVAPLPATWASDYPSKSVLMKP encoded by the coding sequence ATGATCACACAAGCAGACCTCGCGACGCTTGTTCGCCGTATCGAAACACTGGAGGCCGAGGCCGCGATCCGGCGGCTGCAGGCGCGGTACATGTTCCTTTGCGACACGCCCAATCCGGAGTTCGGGGTCGAGGACGACGCCGAGCGCATCGATCTCATCATGCAGCTCTATACCCGGGACGCTGTGTGGGAAGGCGTCGGCGAGTATTACACCAACCAGTTCGGAAAGGCCGAGGGCGCCGACGCGATCCGCCGCCACTTCCAGGGGTTCTGGGGCGGCAAGAAGGATCCGGCATTGATCCTCAACTGCCACTACCTCACCTCGGAGCAGATCCATGTCCACGACAGCGGCGCCACCGCCGACGGACAATGGGTGCACATGCAGCCCTGGCTCTTTTCCGACGGCAAGGCGTTGCTGCGGTCCTCGCGGCTCAACAACACGTTCCGCAAGGAGCCGGACGGCGCCTGGAAGATCACGCGCACCCGCACAGAAAACGTCTTCGTCGCCCCGCTGCCGGCCACCTGGGCATCGGACTACCCGTCGAAATCCGTGCTGATGAAACCCTGA